AAAGATTCTCCTCGGCAGTGAAATCAGCAAAGGCGTTAACCACTGCGTCAAAACTGCCTAACTCAGCCGGGGTCAGTCTGAAAAGATCCTTCTCTATAACATTCAGCGATTGATCAGTAAGCTTTGCCCTGTTTCGCACAACCGCTGTAACCTCATGCCCTCTGGCTTTTGCCTCAGCCGCTATTTTTGATCCGGCTTTTCCTGCTGCGCCTATTACCGCTATTTTCATAATATCCTCCTGCTGTTTTCTGCTAATATATGCACGATGCGTCAGGAATGTAAGACGGCACTATTTTATTATCAGGTTACCTTAAGGTTACTTTTGTATTGAGTGTTGACTTCGGTCTGTTTGCGGTCATAATTTTTATATAAACGCACAGAGGTACGATGAATGTTTGTGTTTAACTTCAAGGAATTTGAATGCCCGTTCAACTGCTTTGCCGAAATCATAAAAGGCAAGTGGAGGACAGGTATAATTCTCAGTCTCAGCGGCAGCCCTAAAAGGTTTTCAGAGCTAAAGAAAGAGCTTGCCGGAGTAAGCTCGAAGGTTCTGGCGGATAATCTCAGGGCGTTGGAGAGCGGCGGGCTGCTCAGCCGTACGGTTTTCCCAACCGTTCCGCCCGCGGTGGAATATTCACTCACGGAGCAGGGACAGGAACTTTCAGGAATCATGGACAGCATAAACAACTGGGCGGGTATTTTTCTGAATAAAGGAGAAGCCGTTACTTATACGGAATAATCGGAGGCTAAGCCATCCTCTCATTTAATAACATCAAACTGCACGTCCTGTCAGTTTGATGTACACGCTCGCGGCGGGGTGAACCCGCCTTCGCTTCGCACGGCGCAGTCCCTGTCCTTGGGACTGTTTTGCGTCATTGCGAACCCTGAAAGGATGAAGCAATCTCTCTGTATATTTTAGAGACTGCCACGTTGCTGCGCTCCTCGCAGTGACATAAACTGTTGTCATTAAACCGCGCAGCCCTGTCAGTTTGATGTACACGCTCGCGACTGTTTTGCGTCATTGCGAACCCTGAAAGGGTGAAGCAATCTCAGCTTTGTGCAATGCCAAGCCTGAAAGGTCAGGGGAGCTTCCGCTCCCCCCTCATTTTACAGCTTAAACTTTGTTATAAGCTCCTGCAAATCAGCAGCCAGACGGCTAAGCTGCTCGACTGCGTCTGCAGATTCGGAAGCGGCGACAGAGTTATCCTTAGTAACACTGGATATGTTCTCAATACTTCTGGTCATCATATCCATAGCGCTTGCCTGTTCATCTGTCGCACGGGCAATAAGCGTTACCTCGCCGGAAACGTTTTCGACCTCACTCAGGGTCTTATCAAGGGATTCCGTGGCTTCCTCGGCTTTTTCCTTGCCGATTTCGACCTTTTCCACCCCTTCACGCATTCCCGCGACTGCGCCGCCGGTAT
The genomic region above belongs to Geovibrio ferrireducens and contains:
- a CDS encoding winged helix-turn-helix transcriptional regulator yields the protein MFVFNFKEFECPFNCFAEIIKGKWRTGIILSLSGSPKRFSELKKELAGVSSKVLADNLRALESGGLLSRTVFPTVPPAVEYSLTEQGQELSGIMDSINNWAGIFLNKGEAVTYTE